TGTGAGGTATCCCCACTCTGGCCACCGTTTTACAAATAAGTATGCTGCTCAGAAAAATGAggtgatgggccggcgccgcggctcactaggctaatcctccgcctagcggcgccggcacaccgggttctagtcccggtcggggcgccggattctgtcccggttgcccctcttccaggccagctctctgctgtggcccgggagtgcagtggaggatggcccaggtgcttgggccctgcaccccatgggagaccaggaaaagcacctggctcctggctcctgccatcggatcagcgcggtgcgccggccgcagcgcgccggccgtggcggccattggagggtgaagcaacggcaaaggaagacctttctctctgtctctctctctcactgtccactctgcctgtcaaaaaaaaaaaaaaaaaaaaaaaaaagattttcccaGGATCCCCCACTGATGAGGGGCACAGTTAGGGTGTGAATGCTGAGGATCTGGCCATGTCCGTGCGCCACCTGCTCGGAGCTGCGTGATGACAGGACCCAGGCCCTCGCGGGCCTCAGTCAGTAGCTAGGAAGCAGGAATGAAAGGGAGGACAGGTGGAGGAGAGGTGCTTGTGCAGTCACTGTGGTGATGACAGGGCCTGTGGGGCCGACTCTGGCTCACCAGGCCCCTTGTGCCCGACGCAGGGGACCCAAAGGTGCCAGTGCTGTACCAGGTGGAGCGGACGCGGACAGGTGCGAGCTTTTCGGTGCGCTCCGTGAAGGCGGTGCAGCATGGGAAGCCCATCTTCACCTGCCAGGCCTCCTTCCAgcagacccagcccagccctgtgcagCACCAGTTCTCCATGCCCTCTGTGCCCCCACCGGAAGAGCTGCTGGACCACGAGGCCCTGATTGACCAGTATTTGAGGTGAGAGAGCGATGGCTCCAGGGCAGGGCTTTCACAGGGTTTAGTGGCTGCTGGAATCCTTTAGTGCAGGGGCGGGGCCATATAAGGCCAGCAAAACCCTTAGGTCtggcctgccaaggcaaccgcaggcagGGTTCGAAATTCACAaaatctgtagcaggctcattttttttttaaagattcatttatttatttgaaaggcagagttagagagaggcagagagagagtggtcttccatttgctggttcactccccaaatggctgtaacagctggagctgagccaatccagagccaggagccaggagcttcttctggctctcccatgtggctgcaggggcccaaggacttgggccatcctctactgctttcccaggccatagtagagagctagatcagaagtggagccgctgggacttaaCTGGTGCTGAGAgatgtctctttcttcctctctgtcactctgcctttcaagcaaataaatgtcttttttttttttttttttaagatttacttgaaaggcagagagggagagagacagatctctcacccagtggtttactcctgaaatggctgcaatggccagggctgggccaagctgaagtcaggagcccagaactctatccgggtcttccacatgggtggcaagggctcccaagcacttgggccatctgctgctttcccaggtacattagcagagagctggatcagaagtggaacagccaggactcaaaggtgcttataggggatgccagccttgtaggtggcggcttaactcgctgtgccacagtgctggccccaaataaattttttttaaataaatgaaatagaattcaCACTTGTTTCTCAGTTATTCTGCCACATCCCATCAGCCTGACTCTTCTGTTCACATGGATGGATGGAGTGAAAATGGCAGGACCTGGGAAgagcactgtgggtggtggggactgtGCTGAGGGCGCCTTCCTGGGAATGCAGGGTTCATGGTGTCCTCTGCTGGTCGCTCCATGCAGATCACGCAGCCTGTGGCTTGCATGTTTGGAATAATGTCATGGTTAAGCGTATGGAACTGGGCAGCCTGAGTTACAGTTATCAAACGGGCATGCTAACGATTCCTCTCACAGGGTTGCTGTGAAGAGTGAGTTGTATGTGCAGCACTTGGGAGCTGCATATGGTAGTGTGTGCTTATTACTAGGGCATGTTGGGCTTGTTTGCCTTATCTTGTCTTCTCACAGCGTTCGCTAGGAGGTAGGTTACTCTCATTTCCCAAGCAGGGCAGATGGGAAAGCAGGCTGAGAGACTGCTGACATACACAAGACCACGTGGCTCCTAAGGATTCACACACTGTGCCCTCCTGCCTGCCACGAGGGGAGGGAGGTCTGGAGGAATGAGGAGGGGATTACAAGAGGCTCCCCATCTTCAGGGTCTCCTGACCCTTTCCTCTTCACTTTCAGGGACCCTAACCTCCAGAAGAAGTACCGAGTGGGGCTGAACCGAATTGCTGCCAAGGAGGTGCCCATTGAGATCAAGCTGGTCAACCCACCCTCCTCCCTGAGCCAGATACAAAGGACGGAGCCCAAACAGATGTTCTGGGTGCGAGCCCGGGGCTATATTGGTAAGAGGACCCCAAAGATTGGAGGAACCGCTGCAGAGGTCTAGGCCTGCCACTCGCTTGCCCAGGGTGGCCTGGGGCACGCTGCATCTGCTGTCTTTTTTTGTTACCTGCATGATGGGGAAGTTGGCAGAGCTTCTCACCAGGGCCCTCTCAGCCCTTTGCACAGGGAGAAAGGGGAGGTGACTAATCCCAGCGGAGGACCCTTCGGGGGAAGTAAGGTGCCTCGCTGAGGGAACCTCTACCTCTGCAGTCAGAGGAATATACACCGGCCAGGGCCCCGGGGCGGGAGACTCGGGGGTGAAGACTGGATTTTAGTCCTCAGTTACCCCACCCTTGTCCATTCCCACTCCTTtgtcctgtcacacacacacacatacttcggGCAGCAGCTGGCCTATACACCGTGTGTGGAGGTCcctttctccccacctccctggagGTCCTGAGCTGTGacgcccaggagcccagggctgacGCGCTGGGACCTGTTCCAGGGGAGGGCGACATCAAGATGCACTGCTGCGTGGCCGCCTACATCTCGGACTATGCCTTCCTGGGCACGGCACTGCTGCCCCACCACCGGCAGCATAAGGTGCACTTCATGGTCTCCCTAGACCACTCTATGTGGTTCCATGCTCCGTTCCGCTCTGACCACTGGATGCTCTATGAGTGCGAGAGCCCTTGGGCTGGTGAGTTTGGGGCCGCAGGGGACAAGGGCACTGACCCGGGGTGGAGGGAGCCTGCTTCCTTGGGTGATGCTGTCTCCCCCACTTCCTCGGGGGCACTGCACGGTTCGCGTCCTCTCCTGCCCGGCTTTGGCGTTCTCCTCTTTAGAACAGGGTGAGGAGGGGACACCCGCTCAGCTCTGTTTCTCTGACATTCCGAGAAGATGACTCACTTTTTTAGAGACCCAGGTCTAGTCCGGAAGTACTTCATTCTCCACGTGGCAAATCCGGTCTCCCCTCTGCCTTTTCCCAAGTAGGGTGACCTCAGAGCAGTGTTGCCTAAACTTGGCAACTCACTGGACTGCCACTTGAGGGAGCTTTTCCCAACTCGATTCTGACTCCACTCCCTGGATGGTGATTCAGCTGGTCTTGGACGAGGTCCAGGAAGCTACTCATGAGAAGTTCCCTAAGTGATTATGCTGATTGACGTGGCTGGGGGTCCTGCAGGGCCTGGAGTCGGGCCTCTGAGTGACGTTTGTCCAGGCCCAGGCGCCAGGAGAGCCGAACGTGGGCCTCCAGAAAGGGTGCCAGGAAAGGGTGGGGGCTCTTGTCCCCCAGGCTCTTGTCCCTAAGGGCCTCACTCCCTGCGCCCTGcgtgtcagggagagagaaatctagaCTCAGGTATCACCCCGTTCCAGAATCCTGCTCTGTTTCGCAGGAAGTACATTTCCAGTAATGAAACACCTTGCTTTCGAAAACTGGGACAGAACTTAAGGGACTGTTTATC
The window above is part of the Oryctolagus cuniculus chromosome 11, mOryCun1.1, whole genome shotgun sequence genome. Proteins encoded here:
- the ACOT8 gene encoding acyl-coenzyme A thioesterase 8 — encoded protein: MSSPQTREDGQGGDGRDDPPRDLRSVLVTSVLNLEPLDEDLFRGRHYWVPTTQRLFGGQIVGQALVAAAKSVSEDVHVHSLHCYFVRAGDPKVPVLYQVERTRTGASFSVRSVKAVQHGKPIFTCQASFQQTQPSPVQHQFSMPSVPPPEELLDHEALIDQYLRDPNLQKKYRVGLNRIAAKEVPIEIKLVNPPSSLSQIQRTEPKQMFWVRARGYIGEGDIKMHCCVAAYISDYAFLGTALLPHHRQHKVHFMVSLDHSMWFHAPFRSDHWMLYECESPWAGGSRGLVHGRLWRRDGVLAVTCAQEGVIRVKPRVSESKL